One region of Streptomyces sp. CG4 genomic DNA includes:
- a CDS encoding NADP-dependent isocitrate dehydrogenase gives MTDSTIIYTYTDEAPALATHSFLPVIQAYASQAGVPVTTRDISLAGRIIAHFPEYLNEDQRIPDALAELGDLAKTPEANIVKLPNISASIPQLRAAVAELQGKGYALPDYPDDPKTDEEREIRARYDKVKGSAVNPVLREGNSDRRAPASVKNYAKTHPHRMGAWSAGSKTNVATMGENDFRSTEKSVVIAEDGALRIELVGADGTTTVLKESVPVLKDEVVDASVLHVAELETFLAAQVARAKQEGVLFSVHLKATMMKVSDPIIFGHVVRAFFPKTFARYGESLKAAGLTPNDGLGGILKGLENLPEGAEIKASFDAELAEGPELAMVDSDKGITNLHVPSDVIVDASMPAMIRTSGHMWGPDGQEADTLAVLPDSSYAGVYQAVIDDCRANGAYDPSTMGSVPNVGLMAQKAEEYGSHDKTFEVATAGTVRLVDTAGNVLIEQPVAAGDIFRACQTKDAPIRDWVKLAVTRARATGDPAVFWLDENRAHDAQLIAKVEQYLPEHDTEGLDIRVLSPVEATKLSVERIRRGEDTISVTGNVLRDYLTDLFPILELGTSAKMLSVVPLMAGGGLFETGAGGSAPKHVQQLVKENYLRWDSLGEFFALVPSFEQYAEATGNAGAKVLADTLDRATATFLNEDKSPTRRVGGIDNRGSHFYLSLYWAQELAKQTDDADLAKAFAPLAEALAANEQKIVEELLAVQGSPADIGGYYQVDQAKADAVMRPSATWNEALASLR, from the coding sequence GTGACTGACTCGACCATCATCTACACCTACACAGACGAGGCCCCGGCCCTGGCGACGCATTCGTTCCTGCCGGTGATCCAGGCGTACGCCTCGCAGGCCGGTGTGCCCGTGACGACCCGGGACATCTCGCTGGCCGGACGCATCATCGCCCACTTCCCCGAGTACCTGAACGAGGACCAGCGCATCCCGGACGCGCTGGCCGAGCTGGGTGACCTGGCCAAGACTCCCGAGGCCAACATCGTCAAGCTGCCGAACATCTCGGCGTCCATCCCGCAGCTGCGTGCCGCCGTCGCCGAGCTGCAGGGCAAGGGCTACGCGCTGCCGGACTACCCGGACGACCCGAAGACCGACGAGGAGCGCGAGATCCGCGCCCGCTACGACAAGGTCAAGGGCTCCGCCGTCAACCCGGTCCTGCGTGAGGGCAACTCCGACCGCCGTGCCCCGGCGTCGGTGAAGAACTACGCCAAGACCCACCCGCACCGCATGGGCGCCTGGAGCGCCGGGTCCAAGACCAACGTGGCGACGATGGGCGAGAACGACTTCCGCTCCACCGAGAAGTCCGTCGTCATCGCCGAGGACGGCGCGCTGCGGATCGAGCTGGTCGGCGCGGACGGCACCACCACCGTCCTGAAGGAGTCCGTACCGGTCCTCAAGGACGAGGTCGTAGACGCGTCCGTCCTGCACGTCGCCGAGCTCGAGACGTTCCTCGCCGCGCAGGTCGCCCGCGCCAAGCAGGAGGGCGTGCTGTTCTCCGTGCACCTGAAGGCCACGATGATGAAGGTCTCCGACCCGATCATCTTCGGTCACGTGGTGCGCGCCTTCTTCCCGAAGACGTTCGCCCGGTACGGCGAGTCCCTCAAGGCGGCCGGCCTCACCCCGAACGACGGCCTCGGCGGCATCCTCAAGGGCCTGGAGAACCTGCCCGAGGGCGCCGAGATCAAGGCCTCCTTCGACGCCGAGCTGGCCGAAGGCCCGGAGCTGGCCATGGTCGACTCCGACAAGGGCATCACCAACCTGCACGTCCCGTCGGACGTCATCGTCGACGCCTCCATGCCGGCGATGATCCGCACCTCCGGCCACATGTGGGGCCCGGACGGCCAGGAGGCCGACACCCTCGCCGTCCTCCCGGACTCCTCCTACGCCGGTGTCTACCAGGCCGTCATCGACGACTGCCGGGCCAACGGCGCCTACGACCCGTCCACCATGGGCTCGGTCCCGAACGTCGGCCTGATGGCGCAGAAGGCCGAGGAGTACGGCTCCCACGACAAGACCTTCGAGGTCGCCACGGCCGGCACGGTCCGCCTGGTCGACACCGCGGGCAACGTGCTGATCGAGCAGCCGGTCGCCGCCGGTGACATCTTCCGCGCCTGCCAGACCAAGGACGCCCCGATCCGCGACTGGGTCAAGCTGGCCGTCACCCGCGCCCGCGCCACCGGCGACCCGGCGGTCTTCTGGCTGGACGAGAACCGCGCCCACGACGCGCAGCTGATCGCGAAGGTCGAGCAGTACCTGCCGGAGCACGACACCGAGGGTCTGGACATCCGTGTCCTGTCCCCGGTCGAGGCCACCAAGCTGTCGGTGGAGCGCATCCGCCGCGGCGAGGACACCATCTCGGTGACCGGCAACGTCCTGCGTGACTACCTGACCGACCTGTTCCCGATCCTGGAGCTGGGCACCAGCGCCAAGATGCTGTCGGTCGTCCCGCTGATGGCGGGCGGCGGCCTGTTCGAGACGGGCGCCGGCGGCTCCGCGCCGAAGCACGTCCAGCAGCTGGTCAAGGAGAACTACCTGCGCTGGGACTCCCTCGGCGAGTTCTTCGCCCTGGTGCCGTCCTTCGAGCAGTACGCCGAGGCCACCGGCAACGCCGGCGCCAAGGTCCTCGCCGACACCCTCGACCGCGCCACGGCGACCTTCCTCAACGAGGACAAGTCCCCGACCCGGCGCGTCGGCGGCATCGACAACCGCGGCAGCCACTTCTACCTGTCCCTGTACTGGGCGCAGGAGCTGGCCAAGCAGACCGACGACGCGGACCTGGCCAAGGCCTTCGCGCCGCTCGCCGAGGCCCTCGCCGCGAACGAGCAGAAGATCGTGGAGGAGCTGCTCGCGGTCCAGGGCTCCCCGGCCGACATCGGCGGCTACTACCAGGTCGACCAGGCCAAGGCGGACGCGGTCATGCGCCCGTCGGCCACCTGGAACGAGGCGCTGGCGTCCCTGCGCTAG
- a CDS encoding N-formylglutamate amidohydrolase has translation MPTPSSPSYALLPGAPGSPVLLHVPHSARGIPQDVRRGIVLDDGALERELDHITDAHTAELAERAAALAAVRPWRFVNRLSRLVVDPERFPDEREEMAAVGMGAVYTRTTHRAELRPAAGDPEPLLDRYFRPYARAMTEAVADRLAAAGRAVVIDVHSYPTKPLPYELHGDGPRPPVCLGTDPFHAPPELTEAARKAFAVCGETGLDSPFAGTYVPLQFYGTDARVGALMVEIRRDTYMTEPGGAAGPGLERLAHALAELVDAV, from the coding sequence GTGCCCACCCCGTCGTCCCCCTCGTACGCACTCCTCCCCGGCGCCCCCGGGTCACCCGTGCTGCTGCACGTGCCGCACTCGGCGCGGGGGATTCCGCAGGACGTGCGCCGGGGGATCGTGCTGGACGACGGGGCGCTGGAGCGGGAGCTGGACCACATCACGGACGCGCACACCGCCGAGCTGGCCGAGCGGGCCGCCGCGCTGGCCGCCGTCCGGCCCTGGCGGTTCGTGAACCGGCTGTCCCGGCTGGTCGTGGACCCGGAGCGGTTCCCGGACGAGCGGGAGGAGATGGCGGCCGTCGGCATGGGCGCCGTATACACGCGGACCACGCACCGGGCCGAGCTGCGGCCCGCGGCCGGCGATCCGGAACCACTGCTGGACCGGTACTTCCGGCCGTACGCGCGGGCCATGACCGAGGCGGTCGCGGACCGGCTGGCAGCGGCCGGGCGGGCCGTGGTGATCGACGTGCACTCCTACCCGACAAAGCCGCTCCCTTACGAGCTGCACGGCGACGGCCCGCGCCCACCGGTGTGCCTGGGCACGGACCCCTTCCACGCCCCGCCGGAACTGACCGAGGCGGCCCGCAAGGCGTTCGCGGTCTGCGGGGAGACGGGACTGGACAGCCCCTTCGCCGGGACGTACGTGCCGCTGCAGTTCTACGGCACCGACGCCCGGGTCGGCGCCCTGATGGTGGAGATCCGGCGGGACACGTACATGACGGAGCCGGGCGGGGCGGCGGGGCCGGGGCTGGAGCGACTGGCACACGCGCTGGCCGAACTCGTCGACGCGGTCTGA
- a CDS encoding cytochrome P450, whose amino-acid sequence MTEESTLTRQAPPPVRDWTTPELDGTDFDPVLAGLMREGPLTRIRLPFGEGWAWLATRYDDVKLITNDPRFSRTEVTCRQVSRMAPNFAPRPGSLAWADQPDHNRLRKPVAGAFTVSAMKRLRPRAQEILDELVDGVVREGPPADLIERVLEPFPLSVVSEVMGVPAEDREQVHAWTREIISTNGVEAAGRAKDGLYGWITATIRSRADSPGDDVYSMLGEAVADGEIREEEAVGLAGPLQIGGEAVTHNCGQMLYLMLTRPELMERMRARPEARGPVLDELFRWIPHRSSVGLARIAREDVDIAGHRIAAGEPVYVSYLAANRDPAVFPDPDRIDPDRDPNPHVAFGNGPHFCTGTVLARLQTELLVDTLLDRLPGLRLAVPAEQVRWRHRTMIRGPRTLPVTWSARPARV is encoded by the coding sequence ATGACCGAGGAGAGCACGCTCACCAGGCAGGCCCCGCCCCCCGTACGGGACTGGACCACACCCGAGCTGGACGGAACGGACTTCGACCCGGTCCTCGCCGGCCTCATGCGCGAGGGCCCCCTGACCAGGATCCGGCTGCCGTTCGGCGAGGGCTGGGCGTGGCTGGCGACCCGCTACGACGACGTGAAGCTGATCACCAACGACCCGCGGTTCAGCCGTACCGAGGTGACCTGCCGTCAAGTCAGCCGCATGGCACCGAACTTCGCGCCCCGCCCCGGTTCGCTCGCCTGGGCCGACCAGCCCGACCACAACCGGCTGCGCAAGCCGGTCGCCGGTGCCTTCACGGTGAGCGCCATGAAGCGGCTGCGGCCCCGCGCCCAGGAGATCCTGGACGAGCTGGTGGACGGCGTCGTACGCGAGGGGCCGCCCGCCGATCTGATCGAACGGGTGCTGGAGCCGTTCCCGCTCAGCGTGGTCAGCGAGGTGATGGGCGTGCCGGCCGAGGACCGGGAGCAGGTGCACGCCTGGACCCGGGAGATCATCTCCACCAACGGCGTCGAGGCGGCCGGCCGGGCCAAGGACGGCCTGTACGGGTGGATCACGGCGACCATCCGCTCCCGGGCCGACAGCCCCGGCGACGACGTCTACTCGATGCTCGGCGAGGCCGTGGCGGACGGGGAGATCCGCGAGGAGGAGGCCGTGGGGCTGGCCGGCCCGCTGCAGATCGGCGGCGAGGCCGTCACGCACAACTGCGGGCAGATGCTGTATCTGATGCTGACCCGGCCGGAGCTGATGGAGCGGATGCGGGCGCGGCCCGAGGCGCGCGGCCCGGTGCTGGACGAGCTGTTCCGGTGGATCCCGCACCGCAGCTCGGTCGGGCTCGCCCGGATCGCACGGGAGGACGTGGACATCGCGGGCCACCGGATCGCGGCGGGCGAGCCGGTCTACGTCTCCTATCTCGCCGCCAACCGCGATCCGGCCGTCTTCCCGGACCCGGACCGCATTGACCCCGACCGTGATCCCAACCCGCACGTGGCGTTCGGCAACGGCCCGCATTTCTGCACCGGCACCGTGCTGGCCCGGCTGCAGACCGAGCTGCTGGTCGACACTCTGCTGGACCGGCTGCCGGGACTGCGGCTCGCCGTACCGGCCGAGCAGGTGCGGTGGCGGCACCGGACGATGATCCGCGGCCCGCGGACACTGCCCGTGACCTGGTCCGCCCGACCGGCCCGAGTCTGA
- a CDS encoding sigma-70 family RNA polymerase sigma factor — translation MRSGTLRSTAYDDVPYTRGGTVDRTEVGALVQSAVDGDAAAWKALVEGMSPLVWSVVRAHRLSEADGHEVYQTVWFRFAQHLGRIREPDKAGAWLASTARNECLKVLKAMARMTLTDDPRVLDRASEERTPEESFIASEEAADRAERMRRLWQELDGLGERCRQLLRVLVASPPPSYVEVSAALGIAVGSIGPLRQRCLRRLRARMNARGAA, via the coding sequence ATGAGGTCGGGGACGCTCCGCTCCACGGCGTACGATGACGTGCCGTACACGAGGGGTGGAACCGTGGACCGAACAGAGGTCGGCGCGCTGGTCCAGTCCGCCGTCGACGGAGACGCCGCGGCCTGGAAGGCGTTGGTGGAAGGCATGAGTCCGCTGGTGTGGTCGGTGGTGCGCGCACACCGGCTCTCCGAGGCCGACGGGCACGAGGTCTACCAGACCGTGTGGTTCCGCTTCGCCCAGCACCTGGGCCGTATCCGCGAGCCCGACAAGGCCGGTGCGTGGCTGGCCAGTACGGCCCGCAACGAATGCCTGAAGGTGCTCAAGGCGATGGCCCGGATGACGCTGACGGACGATCCGCGGGTGCTGGACCGGGCGAGCGAGGAGCGGACTCCGGAGGAGTCGTTCATCGCTTCGGAGGAGGCGGCGGACCGGGCCGAGCGGATGCGCCGCCTGTGGCAGGAGCTGGACGGACTGGGGGAGCGCTGCCGGCAGCTGCTGCGCGTGCTGGTGGCCTCCCCGCCGCCCAGCTATGTGGAGGTCTCGGCCGCGCTCGGTATCGCGGTCGGCAGTATCGGACCCCTGCGGCAGCGCTGTCTGCGCCGGCTGCGGGCCCGGATGAACGCACGGGGTGCGGCATGA
- a CDS encoding S8/S53 family peptidase, whose protein sequence is MAPQRFREQFDHIQRAMPDAALALGPYDDAAAHFLYEKGVVLARDGEEARIVEDTVRAHFTATEGLVPDHVRRDGPHTNRTGVTRIRIGDPTEGTDTVPHALRALREAEDRRGRRLVARNHVVHIAVNACPSDEPVPVPRTEPANPAAAEGRYDADSAARVLVVDTGLVRDHRDYPLLAHTTGDAQPAETDADGVLRQYAGHGTFIAGILAAVAPNTDVTVRNTLSDAGAILESEFGARLFEAVDEGGWPDIISLSAGTTTEGTDGLIGLEAFMEELREQRTLLVAAAGNNSSHAQFWPAAYAGLPEYADSVVSVGALSADGESEACFSNHGPWVRVFAPGERLTSALTGFAAPVPYIYQHSTYDDCRFGFDYSCTCQYPRHTGVLSEGRESTGAKPHQVMFDGLAQWSGTSFATPVVAALVAAQMTAHQERDPRAARDRLLASATHRAEVRGAPVTVLRPPTWRPAPVADPAVPV, encoded by the coding sequence ATGGCACCACAGCGTTTCCGCGAGCAGTTCGATCACATCCAGCGGGCCATGCCCGATGCGGCCCTGGCGCTGGGCCCGTACGACGACGCCGCCGCGCACTTCCTGTACGAGAAGGGCGTCGTGCTCGCCCGGGACGGCGAGGAGGCCCGGATCGTCGAGGACACCGTGCGCGCCCACTTCACCGCGACGGAGGGGCTCGTCCCCGACCATGTGCGCCGGGACGGCCCGCACACCAACCGCACCGGAGTGACCCGCATCCGGATCGGTGACCCCACCGAGGGCACCGACACCGTCCCGCACGCCCTGCGCGCCCTGCGCGAGGCCGAGGACCGCCGGGGCCGCCGGCTGGTCGCCCGCAACCACGTCGTGCACATCGCGGTCAACGCCTGCCCGAGCGACGAGCCGGTGCCCGTACCACGCACCGAGCCCGCCAACCCGGCCGCCGCCGAGGGCCGTTACGACGCGGACAGCGCCGCCCGGGTCCTCGTGGTCGACACCGGCCTGGTGCGCGACCACCGTGACTACCCGCTGCTCGCGCACACCACGGGCGACGCCCAGCCGGCCGAGACCGACGCCGACGGGGTGCTGCGTCAGTACGCCGGGCACGGCACGTTCATCGCCGGGATCCTGGCCGCGGTCGCGCCCAACACCGACGTGACCGTCCGGAACACCCTGAGCGACGCGGGCGCGATCCTGGAGTCCGAGTTCGGCGCCCGGCTCTTCGAGGCGGTCGACGAGGGCGGCTGGCCCGACATCATCAGCCTCTCGGCCGGCACCACCACAGAGGGCACCGACGGGCTCATCGGCCTGGAGGCGTTCATGGAGGAACTGCGCGAGCAGCGCACCCTGTTGGTGGCCGCCGCCGGCAACAACTCCAGCCACGCGCAGTTCTGGCCCGCCGCCTATGCCGGCCTGCCCGAGTACGCGGACAGCGTGGTGTCGGTCGGCGCGCTGAGCGCGGACGGCGAGAGCGAGGCCTGCTTCAGCAACCACGGCCCCTGGGTGCGGGTCTTCGCCCCGGGCGAGCGCCTCACCAGCGCCCTCACCGGCTTCGCCGCGCCCGTGCCGTACATCTACCAGCACTCCACCTACGACGACTGCCGGTTCGGCTTCGACTACTCCTGCACCTGCCAGTACCCGCGCCACACCGGCGTGCTGAGCGAGGGCCGGGAGAGCACCGGCGCCAAGCCGCACCAGGTGATGTTCGACGGGCTCGCGCAGTGGAGCGGCACCTCCTTCGCCACGCCGGTCGTCGCGGCCCTCGTCGCCGCGCAGATGACGGCGCACCAGGAGCGCGACCCGCGTGCCGCCCGCGACCGGCTGCTGGCGTCGGCCACGCACCGCGCCGAGGTGCGCGGGGCCCCGGTCACGGTGCTCCGGCCGCCCACCTGGCGCCCGGCGCCGGTCGCCGACCCGGCCGTGCCCGTATGA
- a CDS encoding CHAT domain-containing protein produces MRDVTAEGESVLELLPLVFADPGEARARAEHVLRAGPPPLPASVAHQVLGIWQRDFGDLRIALRHLRRARDLAARAESADREADVLATLGVALVHAGRTRQGLASFERGVARGSGHTRSRVLYRRAYVWWVLGRHREALEDVRRALPVLRQLGDDIWTARALTLRATVHLALGAVDRAVADFTAAERLWDTTGQEHDKADAVESRGLAAFRSGDIPAALRLLDEAEERYAKLGTPTYMLSIRRCEVLMAAGLAPEALAEADATIALLDRIGGQSTRKAELLLAAARAARSAGDAHTAIARAAVAVRLFAAQRRTWWETHARLVLIEARVAAGRRSGRLVADAAAVAGKLASFGSPAAPEASLLAGRIALSLGWTADAERHLAVAARSRYGGPPPARVTGWAAQALRARAAGSRRGVLEACRRGLDVLDDHRMTLGASELRAHATAQGAELAALAQEVSLAHGTPRRLLEWSERWRATVLSAPPTRPPADPALLSGLTAYREIAARAEEARMEGRPVPALEREQRRLEREIRSRTHHIRGAAAHEGDRFDVPRLLDRLGEAHLVELAVVDGRVHVLLCGRGRVRRFAGGPLAEAVAEAEYVQAGLRRLAHPGAEARLPLVEAAGLRLQELLLGGAAAQLGSGPVVIVPPGALHRVPWALLPALRDRVLSVSPSAGSWLRAHETGPPPGGRQLLVRGPGLATGGAEVPELADRYGTATVLEGDEAQVPRVLEHLDGAALAHLAAHGTFRADSPLFSALRMADGPLIVHDFERLTRSPYRIILSSCDTARLASVGADELLGLVTALLPLGTAGVVASSAPVNDAAVVPLMLALHKGLDAGLTLAESLRDARAALPEDPVHQATGWAFAAFGAA; encoded by the coding sequence ATGCGAGACGTGACAGCGGAAGGCGAGTCGGTTCTCGAACTGCTGCCCTTGGTGTTCGCCGACCCGGGCGAGGCCCGGGCACGCGCGGAACACGTGCTGCGGGCCGGGCCGCCGCCGCTGCCTGCCAGCGTCGCCCACCAGGTGCTCGGTATCTGGCAGCGGGACTTCGGTGACCTGCGGATCGCGCTGCGGCATCTGCGTCGCGCCCGGGACCTGGCTGCGCGCGCCGAGTCGGCCGACCGCGAGGCGGATGTGCTCGCGACGCTGGGGGTCGCACTGGTGCACGCGGGGCGCACTCGGCAGGGGCTCGCTTCCTTCGAGCGGGGAGTGGCACGGGGCAGCGGGCACACCCGGTCCCGGGTGCTGTACCGGCGGGCGTACGTGTGGTGGGTGCTGGGCCGGCACCGGGAGGCGCTGGAGGACGTACGCCGGGCGCTGCCCGTACTGCGCCAGCTCGGCGACGACATCTGGACCGCGCGGGCGCTGACCCTGCGGGCCACCGTCCATCTGGCGCTCGGCGCGGTGGACCGGGCGGTCGCGGACTTCACGGCGGCGGAGCGGCTGTGGGACACCACCGGCCAGGAGCACGACAAGGCCGACGCGGTGGAGAGCCGGGGCCTGGCCGCGTTCCGGTCCGGGGACATCCCGGCGGCGCTGCGGCTGCTGGACGAGGCCGAGGAGCGGTACGCGAAACTCGGTACGCCCACCTACATGCTGTCCATCCGGCGCTGCGAGGTGCTGATGGCGGCCGGGCTGGCCCCGGAGGCGCTCGCCGAGGCGGACGCGACGATCGCCCTGCTGGACCGGATCGGCGGGCAGTCCACCCGCAAGGCCGAACTGCTGCTGGCCGCCGCGCGTGCCGCCCGCTCGGCCGGGGACGCGCACACCGCGATAGCCCGCGCCGCCGTCGCCGTACGGCTGTTCGCCGCGCAGCGGCGGACCTGGTGGGAGACGCACGCCCGGCTGGTGCTGATCGAGGCGCGGGTGGCGGCCGGGCGCCGCTCGGGGCGGCTGGTCGCGGACGCGGCGGCGGTCGCCGGGAAGCTGGCCTCCTTCGGCTCGCCCGCCGCGCCGGAGGCGTCGCTGCTCGCGGGCCGGATCGCGCTGTCGCTGGGCTGGACGGCCGACGCGGAGCGGCACTTGGCGGTGGCCGCCCGCAGCCGGTACGGCGGACCGCCCCCGGCCCGGGTGACGGGCTGGGCGGCACAGGCGCTCCGGGCACGGGCGGCCGGGTCCCGGCGGGGTGTGCTGGAGGCCTGCCGGCGCGGCCTGGACGTGCTGGACGACCATCGGATGACACTCGGCGCCTCGGAGCTGCGGGCCCACGCCACCGCACAGGGCGCCGAACTGGCCGCGCTGGCCCAGGAGGTGAGCCTCGCCCACGGCACCCCGCGCCGGCTGCTGGAGTGGAGCGAGCGCTGGCGGGCGACCGTGCTGTCCGCGCCGCCCACCCGGCCGCCCGCCGACCCGGCGCTGCTGAGCGGCCTGACCGCCTACCGGGAGATCGCGGCCCGCGCCGAGGAGGCCCGGATGGAGGGGCGCCCGGTGCCCGCGCTGGAGCGCGAACAGCGGCGCCTGGAGCGGGAGATCCGCTCCCGCACCCACCACATCCGCGGGGCCGCCGCGCACGAGGGCGACCGCTTCGACGTGCCCCGGCTGCTGGACCGGCTCGGCGAGGCGCATCTGGTCGAACTCGCGGTGGTCGACGGACGGGTGCACGTCCTGCTGTGCGGCCGGGGCCGGGTACGGCGGTTCGCCGGCGGCCCGCTGGCCGAGGCGGTGGCCGAGGCCGAGTACGTGCAGGCCGGACTGCGCCGACTCGCCCACCCCGGCGCCGAGGCCCGGCTGCCGCTGGTGGAGGCGGCGGGTCTGCGGCTGCAGGAGCTGCTCCTGGGCGGTGCGGCGGCCCAGCTGGGCTCCGGCCCGGTGGTGATCGTGCCGCCGGGGGCGCTGCACCGGGTGCCGTGGGCGCTGCTGCCCGCGCTGCGGGACCGGGTGCTCAGCGTGTCGCCGTCGGCGGGCAGCTGGCTGCGCGCCCACGAGACCGGGCCGCCCCCGGGCGGCCGGCAGCTGCTGGTCCGTGGCCCCGGCCTCGCCACCGGCGGCGCGGAGGTGCCCGAACTGGCCGACCGCTACGGCACGGCGACGGTCCTGGAGGGCGACGAGGCCCAGGTCCCTCGCGTCCTGGAACACCTCGACGGCGCGGCCCTCGCGCATCTCGCGGCCCACGGCACGTTCCGCGCGGACAGCCCCCTCTTCTCGGCCCTCCGTATGGCCGACGGCCCGCTGATCGTGCACGACTTCGAACGGCTCACCCGCAGCCCGTACCGCATCATCCTCTCCAGCTGCGACACCGCCCGCCTCGCCTCCGTCGGCGCCGACGAACTCCTCGGCCTGGTCACCGCGTTGCTGCCGCTGGGCACGGCCGGGGTGGTGGCGAGCAGCGCCCCGGTCAACGACGCGGCGGTGGTCCCTCTGATGCTCGCCCTCCACAAGGGCCTCGACGCGGGCCTCACCCTGGCCGAGTCCCTCCGCGACGCCCGCGCCGCCTTGCCCGAGGACCCGGTCCACCAGGCAACGGGGTGGGCGTTCGCGGCGTTCGGGGCGGCGTGA
- a CDS encoding LuxR C-terminal-related transcriptional regulator, with protein sequence MRTYEQDAKTLELPWPFTGRDDELELVRAASAAGRPGIVVTGPAGHGKTRLITEAVRGTEHVLVTGTPEARGLPLAAFAHLLPDTVSLHRAVRILSGVRLLVVDDAHLLDEASAALVHQLAVHGRTRLVVAAVDAEPAPGAVSRLWTGELLPRLALAPLPCEDIAHLLATAGLEPLTVRRLHRMCRGDLRLLRDVVAALGPAGRLTSVAGTGERAWRGALPVTAAVRERVAPLLERSGSGELDTLERLAFAEPLPLSLSLDDLDLEVLERLETDGLIHVDDRGGAVTLAHPLHGAVLRATAGRLRARRLAGAPRDHGPALEAERLALVRRIEQLDVRVLPTPVGEWLVAEGAGLPAGYAAVRARFARLRGEVRDAAAWAREGLRGAPGHAGCRAELRLAQGELGEEAGGDVYSGYDAVRLGEPERVAGRLPAGSVFARHADALARGDGAGLDRAAEDLEERGFSLFAAEARAQAVRAHRDPQAVRVSRTRAVALARRCQGARTPALAGLVLGELTARQRQIVTLAAAGLSNREIAERLTLSVRTVGNHLYSAYARLGTGDRAALPWLVELPECESA encoded by the coding sequence GTGAGGACTTACGAACAGGACGCCAAGACGCTCGAACTGCCCTGGCCGTTCACCGGCCGGGACGACGAACTGGAGCTGGTGCGCGCGGCGTCGGCCGCCGGCCGGCCCGGCATCGTGGTCACCGGACCGGCCGGCCACGGCAAGACCCGGCTGATCACCGAGGCGGTCCGGGGTACGGAGCACGTCCTGGTGACCGGGACGCCCGAGGCCCGTGGCCTGCCCCTCGCGGCCTTCGCGCACCTGCTGCCCGACACCGTCTCCCTGCACCGCGCGGTGCGGATCCTGTCCGGCGTACGGCTCCTCGTCGTGGACGACGCCCATCTCCTGGACGAGGCCTCCGCCGCGCTCGTCCACCAGCTCGCCGTGCACGGCCGCACCCGGCTCGTCGTGGCCGCGGTGGACGCGGAACCCGCGCCCGGCGCCGTGTCCCGGCTGTGGACCGGGGAACTGCTGCCCCGGCTGGCCCTCGCACCCCTGCCCTGCGAGGACATCGCCCACCTGCTCGCCACCGCCGGGCTGGAACCGCTCACCGTGCGCCGCCTGCACCGGATGTGCCGGGGCGATCTGCGGCTGCTGCGCGACGTGGTCGCCGCCCTCGGCCCGGCCGGGCGGCTGACGTCCGTTGCCGGTACGGGGGAGCGGGCCTGGCGGGGGGCGCTGCCGGTCACCGCGGCCGTACGGGAGCGGGTGGCGCCGCTGCTGGAACGCTCCGGCTCCGGCGAACTGGACACGCTGGAGCGGCTCGCGTTCGCCGAGCCGCTGCCGTTGTCGCTGTCGCTGGACGACCTCGATCTGGAGGTCCTGGAGCGGCTGGAGACGGACGGTCTGATCCACGTCGACGACCGGGGCGGCGCCGTCACTCTTGCGCATCCCCTGCACGGGGCGGTCCTGCGGGCCACGGCGGGGCGGCTGCGGGCCCGCCGGCTGGCCGGTGCGCCCCGCGACCACGGACCGGCCCTGGAGGCCGAACGGCTGGCCCTGGTACGGCGGATCGAGCAGCTGGACGTCCGGGTGCTGCCCACACCCGTGGGGGAGTGGCTGGTCGCGGAGGGCGCCGGGCTGCCTGCCGGGTATGCCGCGGTCCGCGCCCGGTTCGCGCGGCTGCGCGGCGAGGTACGGGACGCCGCCGCCTGGGCTCGGGAGGGGTTGCGGGGTGCCCCCGGTCATGCGGGCTGCCGTGCGGAACTCCGCCTCGCCCAAGGTGAGTTGGGTGAGGAGGCGGGCGGTGATGTCTACTCCGGCTACGACGCCGTACGCCTCGGTGAACCCGAGCGGGTCGCTGGGCGGCTGCCCGCGGGCAGTGTGTTCGCGCGGCACGCGGACGCGCTGGCACGGGGGGACGGGGCCGGGCTGGACCGGGCGGCCGAGGATCTGGAGGAACGCGGCTTCTCGCTGTTCGCGGCGGAGGCGCGGGCGCAGGCCGTGCGGGCGCACCGGGATCCGCAGGCGGTGCGGGTCTCCCGTACCCGGGCGGTGGCGCTCGCACGGCGGTGCCAGGGCGCGCGCACGCCGGCGTTGGCGGGACTTGTCCTCGGTGAACTGACCGCTCGGCAGCGGCAGATCGTGACGCTCGCCGCGGCGGGGCTCAGCAATCGGGAGATCGCCGAGCGGCTGACCTTGTCCGTGCGGACGGTGGGGAATCATCTCTACAGCGCCTATGCGCGGCTCGGTACGGGGGACCGGGCAGCGTTGCCCTGGCTGGTGGAGTTGCCGGAGTGCGAGTCGGCTTAG